Part of the Balaenoptera acutorostrata chromosome 17, mBalAcu1.1, whole genome shotgun sequence genome, CCCTCCGCGGCGCCGAGCGCAGCTACATCTCGCCCAGTGACAACTCGTCCGCGGAGGAGGAAGACCCCGACGGCGAGGAGGAGCGCTGTGCGCTGGGCGCGGCCGGCGGCGCCGGAGGCTGCAAGAGGAAGCGGCCCGGGGTGGCGGGGGGCGGCGGTGGCAAGAAGCCCCTCCCGCCCAAGGGCTCGGCGGCCGAGTGCAAGCAGTCGCAGAGGAACGCGGCCAACGCCCGCGAGCGCGCCCGGATGCGCGTGCTGAGCAAAGCCTTCTCCAGGCTCAAGACCAGCCTGCCCTGGGTGCCCCCCGACACCAAGCTTTCCAAGCTGGACACGCTCCGGCTGGCTTCCAGTTACATCGCGCACCTGCGGCAGCTGCTGCAGGAGGACCGCTACGAGAACGGCTACGTGCACCCGGTGAACCTGGTAGGGGCGCGGCGCGCGAGGCCCGGGGCGGGCGGCCGAGAGATGCCCGGCGCGCTCCCGGGCGCCGGGCAGAGTCTGGCCCCTGCGGAAAACCGGGGGTAGGGGCGTTCCGGTATGGGTGGTGAGGAGGCCAGTTTAGTTTCTCCCGGATCACCAGAGGGGCCAGCCATTTTCCTGGAGGAGAACCATCCACCCTTCTGTGTTTGCATCATTCTTATCATTGAACGTGGTGCTTTGCCCAGTGACAGCTATTGTCTAATATCCTGCTTCCGGGCTAAATCTAAGTTCCATCTGAGTCCGCTGTCCCGTTGTAGATTGATTGGCAAATCTCCCTTCCTAGCTTTTTCCAGCTAAGCGTCTGACAGGTTTGAATCAACAAGCCTTACTTtctgaaaggaaggagggaaggccgATCTCTTTTCGAAAGCCTTTGGGGTTTTCAATTCTTGAAGAACAGCAGAGGTTTCCCCAAACGGGATTTGTC contains:
- the MSC gene encoding musculin, which codes for MSTGSGSDPEEMELRELQRGYPVPVSKRPPLRGAERSYISPSDNSSAEEEDPDGEEERCALGAAGGAGGCKRKRPGVAGGGGGKKPLPPKGSAAECKQSQRNAANARERARMRVLSKAFSRLKTSLPWVPPDTKLSKLDTLRLASSYIAHLRQLLQEDRYENGYVHPVNLTWPFVVSGRPDSDTKEVSAANRLCGTTA